DNA from Sphingomonas psychrotolerans:
CACGCCGAGCAGCGCGCCGGGAACCAGCTTGAGCGAGGCCGGGCGCAGTTTCTCCCAGCCGATCATCACGGCGATCGTGGTGAGGCCGAGGATCAAGGCGAGCTCGGCGGCGCGAAGATCGGGCGAGAGGCCGAGCAGACGGCCCGGCATCGCCATCAGGTTTTCGAGCCCGCTCGACAGCGGCTTCTCGTCGAACAGCACGTGGAACTGGCCGATCACGATCAGCACGCCGATGCCGGCGAGCATGCCGTGCACCACGGCCGGCGAGATGGCGCGGAACCAGCCACCAAGGCGGAAGATGCCCGCCACGACCTGGATCAGCCCGGCGAGCATCAGGATCGGCCCGAGTGCCGACAGCCCCTGATCGCGCACTAGTTCGAAGACGATCACCGCGAGGCCCGCGGCGGGGCCGCTAACTTGCAGCGGCGAGCCCGCCAGCGCACCGACGACGATGCCGCCGATGATGCCAGTGATCAGGCCCTTTTCGGGAGGCACGCCCGAGGCGATGGCGATGCCCATGCACAAAGGCATCGCGACGAGGAAGACGACGACCGAGGCAGTGAGGTCGCGCGCCATCCCCCCGGTTGCGCGCGTTTCGGCGCCGGCCGCAGTGGCGCTGCTCATTCCGCAGCCTCCAGCTGGATTTCGCCGGCGAGGCGCTGGGCCGCGGGCTGTGCCACGGGCAGATCCTCACCCTCGGTGATCGGCAGGAAGCGGCCGGTGCGCCCGTCGAGCGCGAGCACCTGCCCGGCACCGATGTCGAAGAACCAGCCGTGGAGCGCGATCTCGCCGCGGGCGACACCGGCGGCGACCGAGGGGTGCGTGCGCAGATGGTTGAGCTGCGCCACGACGTTCTCGAGGGCGATCGCGTGGACGCGGTTGCCATTCTCCATTTCGGGATAGGCTTCGTTCACTACCTGCTCGGCGGCGCAGCTATGCTTCAGCCACGCGGCGACGTTGGGCATTTTCTCGAGCCCGGCCGGATTGGCGACTGCCTTCATCGCGCCGCAGTCCGAGTGGCCGCAGATGATGATGTCGCGGATCCCCAGCACCATCACTGCATATTCGACGGTCGAAGTGACGCCGCCATTCTGCATCGCGTAGGGCGGGACGATGTTGCCGGCGTTGCGGCAGACGAACAGGTCGCCGGGCGCGGCCTGCATGATGTGTTCGGGGGCGACGCGCGAATCGGCGCAGGCGATCATCAGCGCCTTGGGGCTCTGTCCGTCCGTCGCGAGTTTGGAATAGAGGGCGCTCTGGTTCGGAAACACCTGTTTCGCGAAACCATAGACTCGTCCGATCAGCTCATTCACTGTGCTTGCTCCGTCACCGGCCCGCTGGGGGATGCGGGCAGGGGACAGGTACGGAAGCGATTTTGCTGCAGCGCAGCGCTACTGTAAGGAATTATTGCTGCGGCGCGGCCGTATTCAGGCGGGAAGCCGGATTTCCGCGCGCAAGCCGCCCTCTGCGCGATTGGAGAGCTTGAGGGTTCCGCCCTCGGCCTCGACCGCGCGGCTGACGATCGAGAGTCCGAGCCCGAAGCCGACGGTGTCGCGCGCCCGCGCGGTATCGAGACGGACGAAGGGCTGCAGCGCCTGCGCGATGCTTTCTTGCGGGATGCCGGGGCCGTCGTCTTCGACGCGGATCACGGCGCATTCGGGCCGCTCTTCGAGAGTGATGCGGACGCGCTCGCCATAATGGAGGCCGTTCTCGACGAGGTTCGCCAGGGCACGCTTCATCGCGATCGGATAGAGCCGGCGTTCGAGATGGTCGGGTCCGGCATAGTCGACCTGATGTCCCTGATCGCGCGCACCATCGGCGATGGTCGCGCAGATCACCGCGAGATCCACAGCTTGGCGCGCTTCGCCATTGGCCTCGCCGGCGAGATAGGTGAGCAGCGAATCGATCATCGTCTGCATCTCGACGATGTCGATCTCCATTTCCTCGCGGACTCCTGCATCCTCGATCGCGTCGGCGCGCAGCCGCAGCCGCGCCAGTGGCGTGCGCAGATCGTGTCCCACTGCGGCAAGCGCCTGCGTTCGGTCGGTAAGCAACCGGTGGATGCGCGCCTGCATCCGGTTGAACGCGTGGATCACGCGGCGAACCTCGCGCGGGCCGCCTTCCGGCACTGCCTGAGTCGTTCCAGCACCCACCCGTTCGGTGGCGAGCGCGAGGCGGCGGAGCGGGAGCAGGGTCTGGCGGACCAGCACGCCGCCGATCAGGATGATCGCGACCGCAGGCGCGAGCGCGAGCAGGATCCGTTCGGGCGAGAAGCTGAGATCGTGCACCGGCTCGCGCGTCGCGAACTTCATCCAGCTGCCGTCGGGCAAGGTGGTGCTCCCGACGATCACGGCGTTGCGCGGCGATCCCACCAGGCGCAGGCTCATATTGGCGGAGTTGAGGCTGGGCTCCCACGTGATCACCTGGCGATGAATGCGGTCGAGCGAGGGGGTGACGCGCATTGCCGGAGGCAAATCGTGGTTCCAGACGATCTTGTACCGGCTCGTCGTCAGATCGGTGGCGAGTGCCGGGCGCTCGGCCGCGGGATGCTCGGCCAGCAGCTTGCGCGCGATGACGAGATGCTCGGCGAGCCGGCGCGCCTCGTCGTCGCGCACCGAGAGTTGGCTCGCCCGCTCGTAGAAGAAGGTACTGGCGCCGAACTCGATCAGGATCGCCAAAAGCAGGATCGCGAAGATCTGCCCGATCAGACCGAGCGGTGCCCTCACCACCGGTTCATTCGCGCGTGACGGGCGCGTTGAACATATAGCCGACGCCGCGCACCGTGACGATCGGCGCCTTGTTCCCCGTCGAGGAAAGCTTGCGCCGCAGCCGGCTGACCAGCACGTCGACGCTGCGGTCGGAGCTGTCGCCGAGGCGGGTACGCGAAAGCTCGATCAGCCGTTCGCGGGCGATCACCCGGCCGGCATGCTCACACAGGCTGACGAGCAGATCGAACTCGGCACCGGTGAGTTCGACGACAGCACCACTGGGCGACAGCAGTTCGCGGCGCGGCAAATTGAGCGTCCAGCCATCGAAGCGCAGCAGCCCGAGGCTGCGCTGCTTGCCTTCCTGCTTGCCGCCCTCGCGGCGCAGAACCGCGCGGATCCGGGCGATCAGCTCGCGCGTGCCGAAAGGCTTGGTCACATAATCGTCGGCGCCGAGCTCGAGCCCGACCACCCGATCGGTCTCGCTGCCGCGCGCCGAGATGAAGATGATCGGCACCTGGCTCTTCTCGCGAATCATCCGGCACAGATCGATGCCGTTGGTACCCGGCAACATGATGTCGAGGATGATCAGGTCGGGCTCGCCATGCTCGAGCGCCAGCCACATTTCCGCGCCGGTCGCGGCGGGCCGCACGACGAAGCCGTTTTCCTGAAGCGCCCGGGCAGTCAGCGTCCGCAAGGGTGGATCGTCTTCCACCAGGACGATGATGGGGGCGGGGGTGGTCGTCATCGCCGTATACTGTAACATCAAGGAGCGACCTAGGAACCCGCCGCGAGGGGGTCAACGCGCCGGACACGCCGCAGCGCACAAAAAGCGTCTCAGCAACATTTCGTTACGGAAACGGCAGCGGGCAGCAATGCGAACGCCGTAGCGGTCGCTTCGATTGCCGAAGGAAATTGCCATGTTCGTGACCTTGCTCGCTGTCGTGATCTCTGCCCAGCCGGCCCCGGCCGAGGAAATCCAGTATCGTTCGTACGACGTCGCGACTGCGCTGAAGCGCGGCTGCAAGGTCCAGCGCGTCAATGTTGCGGCGGGCAAGGCCGAGCACGCGCCGATCATCCGATGCCCGGCGCAGCAGACGACCACGTCAGGAACGGAGCGCCGCCCGCGCAGCTGAGCCGCGCCACCGTCTTCCCGACTTTTGTCAGCCCGACCGAGTGCGATCTCGCGCATTGCAGCCGCGTGCTGGATCGGCTTACCTCCGCGCATCACGTTTCGAAGGAAATGATTTTGCGCGCTACGATCGCCCGCCGCCTGGTCGCGGCACTCCTGTTCGCCGGTGTCGCCGCTCCGGCCGTCGTGCAAGCACAGACGCCAGCGGCGCCGCCGCGGATTGTGGTTCCCCCGATCGCCTTCACCGAGCGCACCTTGCCCAACGGGCTTCGGGTGATCGCCATTCGCGATACCACCACCCCGAGCGTGAGCGTGCAGGTGTGGTACGATGTCGGATCGAAGCACGATCCGGACGGCCGCTCTGGCTTCGCGCATCTGTTCGAGCATATCCTGTCGCGCAAGACACGCAACATGCCCTACAACATGATCAATCGGCTGACCGAGAATGTCGGCGGAGTGCGCAATGCCTCGACCTGGTTCGATCGCACCAATTACTACGAGACCGTCCCCGCGCAGTATCTCGAAACGATGCTGTGGACTCATGCCGAGCGCATGGCGCGACCCGTGATCGACGCCGAGGTGTTCAACACCGAACGCAACGTCGTGAAGGAAGAATTCCGCCAGCGCGTGCTTGCCCCGGCTTATGGCCGACTGCGGTTGGTGCTCGACGAGAACAGCCATGATAATGTGCCCGCGCGCCGTCCGGGCATCGGCAGCCTCGAGCAGCTCGACGCGGCGACGCTGGACGACGCGCTCGCCTTTCACGAGGCCTATTACGGACCCGACACCGCGACGTTGATCGTTGCCGGAAATTTCGATCCGGCGCGGTTGGATCCGCTGGTGGACCGCTATTTCGGCATAGTTCCGCGGCGCAAATCGGCGCTGCCGCTGGCGATCCGCACGACCGAGAGGCCACGCACCGCCCCACGGCTGGTGACCGTCTACGCGCCCAATGTGCCGCTGCCGATGATCGCGAGCAGTTGGCGCATTCCGGGATCGGCGCATCTCGACATCGCGCCCTTGCTGGTGCTCGATGCGATCCTCGCCAACGGTGACAGTTCACGGCTGAAGCGCGCATTGGTCTTCGACCGGCCGATCGCCAGCAATGCGACCACCAGTTACAACGACGTGGAGGACAATGGCTTCCTTGCGCCGATGGTCACCCTCGCCAGCGGGGCGACGGTGGAGCAGGCCGAGACGGCGTTGGCCGCCGAGATTTCCCGGTTGCGCGATACACCGGTGCGCGCGGCGGAGCTGGGCGAGGCGAAGAACGAAATGATGGCGGAGGCGTTGGCATCCCGCGAGACTGCGTCGGGTCGTGCCTTTGCGCTGGGTGAGGCGCTGGTGCGAACCGGTGATCCGCGCGCCGACGACAAACGGCTAGCCGCCATCAGTCGCGTCACCGCCGCGGATGTGCGGCGCGTCGCGCGGAAGTATCTGAAGCCGGAAGCGCGGGTGGACATCCGCTACCTCGACGAGAGCAAACGCCCTGCCGGCGAGCCGGACAATTGGCGCAACCCGGCGCCGATGCCGCACTGGGTGACGGTGCCGCCGGCGACGCGCACGCCACTGACATTGGCGCCTGAGGGCGAGCGCGAGCAACCACCGGCGCCTTCGACACCGGTGCCGGTGACCAATCCGGTGATCGCCGAATCGCAGCTGGCCAACGGCATGCGGCTGGTGTCGGCGCGGACGGGCGGCGTGCCCATCGCCACGTTGACCCTCGTCTTCAAAGGCGGCGGCGTTACCGATCCGCAGGGACGGGCGGGAGTCGCCGAAATGGCGGCACTGGTCGCGACCAAGGGGACTGCAACGCGTTCCGGCGAACAGATCGCCGCCGAGCTGGAGGCGCTTGGCGCGACGATCGATACCGACGCCGCACCCGACGGGACGGTGCTCAGCGTCACCGCACCGGTCGGTGCGCTGGATGCAGCGGGCGAGATTCTGGCCGACGTGGCGCGCAATGCCTCCTTTCCCGCCGACGAGGTCGAGCAGGAGCGGCGCCGTACCATCGACCGGCTTCAGGTCGCGATGAAGAACCCCGGACCGCTCGCCAATATGGTGCTGCAGCGTGCGATCTACGGGGCCGCGCCCTATGGCGGCGTGGCCACACCACGCTCGCTGGGCGCGATCGACCGCGATGCGCTGGTGGCGCAGCGCGATCTTTGGTGGCGGCCGGACAATGCCGCGTTGATCGTCACCGGCGGGATCATGCCGGCCGAAGCGCAGCGGATCGGCGATCGCCTCTTCGCCAGCTGGCGACCTATCGGCGCGGCGCCCGGCGGCCAGAGCGATGCAGCGGGCAGCGCCGGCAAGCCGCGGGTCATCGTGGTCGACATGCCGGGCGCAGGACAGGCGGCAGTCGTAGCGGGGCTGCGCATTCCAGCACGGCGCGACCCCGCCTACCCCGATCTGATGATCGCCAATGCAGTGCTCGGCGCGGGATCGAACGGGCGGCTGTTCCAGGAGGTTCGCGTGAAGCGCGCGCTATCTTATGGCGCGTACAGTACCCTGTCGCCGCGTGCGGGGACGGGCATGATGAGCGCCGCGGCGCAGACCAAGAACGAGAGTGCGCCGGAGGTCGCCGGGATCTTTGCGGACGAGCTGAAGCGCATCGCCGGCGAGCCGCTCGACGCGGAGGCCGTTGCGCAGCGAATCGCATTCGTTCAGGGCGGCGTATCGCGCCAGTCCGAAACCAGCGCGGGCTTTGCCAACGCGCTCGCCGGGCTGGTGCTGCAGGGTGTCGCACCCGGCGAAGCGGCGAAACTGCGCGAGCGCATCGGCGCGGTCACGCCCGACGCCGCCGCCGCGGCAGCGCGCCGGGCGATCGGCGGGGCAGGCGCCACGATCGTGATCGTCGGCGACGCCAGGCTGTTCGTGGACAAATTGCGCGAGCAATATCCGCAACTGGAAGTGATCCCCCTCGCGGCGCTCGATCTGGATCAGCCGCAGCTCCGCGCGCGATAGTCGCGGGATGGACAAGGCACCGGCCATCGCGGCGCTCATCGGGCTATTGCTGGCGTCCCCGCCGGTCTTGCGCCCCGACAATGCTGTCGGCGAGCGTCGCGTGCTCGCCGACGGCGACCGGATCGCGAGCGATGCCGCGTTCGACAAGATGGCGCGCACCGAGGGTGGCGGGCGGTTCTTCGAATTGCCGCGAGTGATGTTCGCGATCGATCGCAGCGGCGCGCGCCCGCACGTCTACTGGATCGACACGCGGCGTTATCTCTATCATTTCGACTTTCTCCAGGCCCGCTATCTCACGCTGGCCGATGCGGACAGCTTCAACGCGGCCAATTATTCGCGGGCGGACCGTCGTTTCGTGCTCGGCGCGGTCGCGCGCTATCCACGGCTGGGCCGCTATGGTGTCGAGCTTTGGGAAGGCGACGTCGTCGAGCCAGAGTTGCTGGCCGCGATGATGCAGCAACTCGAGGCGACCTTCCACGCGCCGCTGACCTTCAAGCCCAATTCGGATCAGCAGGGGGCGGCGGCGAAGCGCGCCGGCCTGCCCGTCATCGGCATCGAAGAGGCTTATGGCGCGCGGGAGCAACTCGTCCTGAACGGCGGCCGCGCGGTCGGGCGGCTGGTGCTCGTCGACGAAGGGGCGGAGGAAGATCTGCTTCCTGGAGACATCGCATTGCTCAAGGCGATGCCGATACGCATGCCGCCGGTGGCGGGCATCGTCTCGTCGACCTTCACGACGCCGATCAATCACGTGAGCCTGCTTGCCAAGACCTGGGGGATTCCGAACGCCTATCGCGCCGATGCCGGTCATCTGTGGGGCGAATTTAGCGGGCGGCAGGTCGTGCTCGATACGCGCGGCCGGTCGGTCACGGTTCGGCTCGCGACCGATGCCGAAGTGCGTGCGGCGGAGCGCACCCGCGCGATCCGCAAGGTTCGGGCGCCGCGTTCGGATCTCGCTTATTCCGGGCTGCCCGCGCTCACCGAGCAGGATGCAGGGTGGGCGCCGCGCACCGGCGCCAAGGCGGCGAACCTCGCCGAAGCGGCCGGGCTCGCCCGCAAGCGCCCCGATCTGAGGTTCGAGGTCCCGCCGGGCTTCAGCGTTCCCTTCGCATTTTACGAGCACTTCGTCGTTGCCAATGGCATCGGCGCGAGTGTCGAGGCGTTGCTGAGCGATCCGAGGCGCTACGATCCGGCATGGCGCCGCGGCGCGCTGGCGGCACTGCGCGCGCGCTTCGCTGCCGGCAGCATCCCGAGAGCCGATCTGGCCGCGATCCTCGCCCGGCGCCGGGTCCTGTTGGGCGACAAGGGGGTGTTCGTGCGATCGTCGACCAATGCCGAGGATTTGCCCGGGTTCAACGGCGCCGGACTGTACGACACGGTACCCAATGTCACCGGTTCCGAGGCACTGGAAGCCGCGCTCAAGACGGTATGGGGCTCGCTGTGGAACGAGCGTGCCTTTGCGGCGCGCGAGCGGGCGGGGATCGATCATCGCGCGGTGCGCGCCGCCGTGCTGCTGCAGATCGGCGTCGACGCCGATGCCGCGGGCGTGATGACGACGATCGATCCGTTCGACGAACAGTCGGCCGAGCAGCGCATCTTCATCGCCGCCAAGCGCGGCATCGGCATCCGCGTGGTCGAAGGCAAGAAGATCGCCGAACAGCTGCTCTATCGGCCCGAGCTGGATTCGGTCCAGATTCTCACGCGTTCGCAGGACGACGTGATGCTGCATTTCGCGCCGGACGGCGGGGTTCAGGAAGTGAAGGTCGACCCCAATCGCGCAGTGCTCTCGGACGATCTGGTCCGGCGGCTGGGCAGGATCGGGCTGGCGATCCAGCAACGGTTCGGCAATCGGCCGCAGGATATAGAATGGCTGGTCGTCGGCGGGCGGATCATGATCGTCCAGTCGCGCGACTATGTGAAGGGATGAGGACGATGCGCAGGCTGACCAAGATCGTCTTCGCACCACTCATGCTCGGTCTCGCGGCGGCGCCGACGGGCGCGCGGATCGCGTTCGTTCCTCCCCAGATGGTGGGGCCTCCCGGTCTGGTGCTCGATCCGGCATGTCCGATAATGGTGGCGCCATCGGGCGGGACTACGCCGGGAGCGGAGATACCGGTCCGGGGGCTGGCGCTCGGCGCGCCGGTTCAGCGAAGCGCCACTTCCTTTCCGACCGGCGGCAGCGGCACGGCAAATGCGATGGAGCGTGAGCGCCGGAGAAAGGCGGGGCTTCCCTATGAGCCCCGGATATACGATCCGGCGGGTTCTGAACGACCGGCCGTCTTCGCCGTCGGGATGCGCCAGCCGCCAACGGCCTGGCTCTATCAGCGCCTGCTCTTGAAGCCTTCCGGTGCGGCCTATCCCCGATACGGACTCGTCTTCGCGCAGGCGACATCCCCGACTGCGGGGCGGATCGCCTCGCTGGCGCTGGTGCGTCCAACCAGGCCGGCTGCGCGCCCCAAGATGTCGATCAGCGGCGGATACCGTTTGCGCGAAGGTTGCCAGCGTGAGGAGCCTGTCCATGTCTATGCGCCGGCCATGTCGGTCGGGCAGATCCGCAAGCTCTTCGCGCGCTCGGGTTGCAGCTGGACGAATCTATCGGCCTGCAGCCGCTCCCAATGGCCGCGCGGTCGTGTCCTCTTCGTGCAGATGCAGCGCAGCGGCGCCGGATACGAACATCGCTGGATCGATTATGATCTGCTCGCGGGCGGCGGAAATCTAGAAAATTCAAGGAAGAGATTCGGGATTATACTGATATAGATCATCTATCGATATCGAAGCACTCGATATATGGCCGGCTGTTATTTCGTTTCCTTGCCAGAACAGCCATGGCAAATCCTCGGTTCTGCCTACACGATAACATCGAGCAA
Protein-coding regions in this window:
- a CDS encoding carbonic anhydrase yields the protein MNELIGRVYGFAKQVFPNQSALYSKLATDGQSPKALMIACADSRVAPEHIMQAAPGDLFVCRNAGNIVPPYAMQNGGVTSTVEYAVMVLGIRDIIICGHSDCGAMKAVANPAGLEKMPNVAAWLKHSCAAEQVVNEAYPEMENGNRVHAIALENVVAQLNHLRTHPSVAAGVARGEIALHGWFFDIGAGQVLALDGRTGRFLPITEGEDLPVAQPAAQRLAGEIQLEAAE
- a CDS encoding ATP-binding protein, giving the protein MRAPLGLIGQIFAILLLAILIEFGASTFFYERASQLSVRDDEARRLAEHLVIARKLLAEHPAAERPALATDLTTSRYKIVWNHDLPPAMRVTPSLDRIHRQVITWEPSLNSANMSLRLVGSPRNAVIVGSTTLPDGSWMKFATREPVHDLSFSPERILLALAPAVAIILIGGVLVRQTLLPLRRLALATERVGAGTTQAVPEGGPREVRRVIHAFNRMQARIHRLLTDRTQALAAVGHDLRTPLARLRLRADAIEDAGVREEMEIDIVEMQTMIDSLLTYLAGEANGEARQAVDLAVICATIADGARDQGHQVDYAGPDHLERRLYPIAMKRALANLVENGLHYGERVRITLEERPECAVIRVEDDGPGIPQESIAQALQPFVRLDTARARDTVGFGLGLSIVSRAVEAEGGTLKLSNRAEGGLRAEIRLPA
- a CDS encoding response regulator transcription factor; this translates as MTTTPAPIIVLVEDDPPLRTLTARALQENGFVVRPAATGAEMWLALEHGEPDLIILDIMLPGTNGIDLCRMIREKSQVPIIFISARGSETDRVVGLELGADDYVTKPFGTRELIARIRAVLRREGGKQEGKQRSLGLLRFDGWTLNLPRRELLSPSGAVVELTGAEFDLLVSLCEHAGRVIARERLIELSRTRLGDSSDRSVDVLVSRLRRKLSSTGNKAPIVTVRGVGYMFNAPVTRE
- a CDS encoding M16 family metallopeptidase; the protein is MILRATIARRLVAALLFAGVAAPAVVQAQTPAAPPRIVVPPIAFTERTLPNGLRVIAIRDTTTPSVSVQVWYDVGSKHDPDGRSGFAHLFEHILSRKTRNMPYNMINRLTENVGGVRNASTWFDRTNYYETVPAQYLETMLWTHAERMARPVIDAEVFNTERNVVKEEFRQRVLAPAYGRLRLVLDENSHDNVPARRPGIGSLEQLDAATLDDALAFHEAYYGPDTATLIVAGNFDPARLDPLVDRYFGIVPRRKSALPLAIRTTERPRTAPRLVTVYAPNVPLPMIASSWRIPGSAHLDIAPLLVLDAILANGDSSRLKRALVFDRPIASNATTSYNDVEDNGFLAPMVTLASGATVEQAETALAAEISRLRDTPVRAAELGEAKNEMMAEALASRETASGRAFALGEALVRTGDPRADDKRLAAISRVTAADVRRVARKYLKPEARVDIRYLDESKRPAGEPDNWRNPAPMPHWVTVPPATRTPLTLAPEGEREQPPAPSTPVPVTNPVIAESQLANGMRLVSARTGGVPIATLTLVFKGGGVTDPQGRAGVAEMAALVATKGTATRSGEQIAAELEALGATIDTDAAPDGTVLSVTAPVGALDAAGEILADVARNASFPADEVEQERRRTIDRLQVAMKNPGPLANMVLQRAIYGAAPYGGVATPRSLGAIDRDALVAQRDLWWRPDNAALIVTGGIMPAEAQRIGDRLFASWRPIGAAPGGQSDAAGSAGKPRVIVVDMPGAGQAAVVAGLRIPARRDPAYPDLMIANAVLGAGSNGRLFQEVRVKRALSYGAYSTLSPRAGTGMMSAAAQTKNESAPEVAGIFADELKRIAGEPLDAEAVAQRIAFVQGGVSRQSETSAGFANALAGLVLQGVAPGEAAKLRERIGAVTPDAAAAAARRAIGGAGATIVIVGDARLFVDKLREQYPQLEVIPLAALDLDQPQLRAR
- a CDS encoding PEP/pyruvate-binding domain-containing protein encodes the protein MDKAPAIAALIGLLLASPPVLRPDNAVGERRVLADGDRIASDAAFDKMARTEGGGRFFELPRVMFAIDRSGARPHVYWIDTRRYLYHFDFLQARYLTLADADSFNAANYSRADRRFVLGAVARYPRLGRYGVELWEGDVVEPELLAAMMQQLEATFHAPLTFKPNSDQQGAAAKRAGLPVIGIEEAYGAREQLVLNGGRAVGRLVLVDEGAEEDLLPGDIALLKAMPIRMPPVAGIVSSTFTTPINHVSLLAKTWGIPNAYRADAGHLWGEFSGRQVVLDTRGRSVTVRLATDAEVRAAERTRAIRKVRAPRSDLAYSGLPALTEQDAGWAPRTGAKAANLAEAAGLARKRPDLRFEVPPGFSVPFAFYEHFVVANGIGASVEALLSDPRRYDPAWRRGALAALRARFAAGSIPRADLAAILARRRVLLGDKGVFVRSSTNAEDLPGFNGAGLYDTVPNVTGSEALEAALKTVWGSLWNERAFAARERAGIDHRAVRAAVLLQIGVDADAAGVMTTIDPFDEQSAEQRIFIAAKRGIGIRVVEGKKIAEQLLYRPELDSVQILTRSQDDVMLHFAPDGGVQEVKVDPNRAVLSDDLVRRLGRIGLAIQQRFGNRPQDIEWLVVGGRIMIVQSRDYVKG